A genomic region of Streptomyces sp. NBC_00247 contains the following coding sequences:
- a CDS encoding haloalkane dehalogenase encodes MPVANVLDSTMFYEDAGNGTPFVFLHGNPGSSHLWREVLPAVDLPARLLAPDLIGMGRSGKPEVPYRFADHARYLDDWFDRLSLDEVVLVGHDWGGALAFDWAARHPDRVRGVAFFEAIVRPMSWNELGEGPRSRALAMRGPQGEALVLDRNSFLESAFTGGVLNPVSEEDMRVYRAPYPTRESRRPILEWARSLPLDGEPTEVAERVGRYGRWLSDSGEVPKLLLTFDSSPTLLIGKEMADWCAENIAALETRHCGPAGHHAQEDRPRAIADEIGAWARRHALTGDRQG; translated from the coding sequence ATGCCAGTGGCGAACGTTCTGGATTCGACGATGTTCTACGAGGACGCCGGCAACGGCACCCCCTTCGTCTTTCTGCACGGCAACCCCGGCTCGTCCCATCTGTGGCGCGAGGTGCTGCCCGCGGTGGACCTGCCCGCCCGCCTGCTGGCCCCCGACCTGATCGGCATGGGCCGCTCCGGCAAGCCCGAGGTGCCGTACCGGTTCGCCGACCACGCCCGCTATCTGGACGATTGGTTCGACCGGTTGAGTCTGGACGAGGTGGTGCTCGTCGGCCACGACTGGGGCGGTGCGCTCGCGTTCGACTGGGCAGCACGCCACCCGGACCGCGTCCGTGGTGTGGCGTTCTTCGAGGCCATCGTGCGTCCGATGTCCTGGAACGAGCTGGGCGAGGGGCCGCGCTCGCGCGCCCTGGCCATGCGCGGGCCGCAGGGGGAAGCGCTGGTGCTCGACCGGAACTCCTTCCTGGAGTCGGCTTTCACCGGCGGGGTGCTGAACCCGGTGAGCGAGGAGGACATGCGTGTCTACCGGGCTCCGTACCCGACTCGGGAGAGCCGCCGCCCGATACTGGAATGGGCACGCTCGCTCCCGCTGGACGGGGAGCCGACCGAGGTCGCCGAACGCGTCGGGCGGTACGGCAGGTGGCTGTCGGACAGCGGCGAGGTACCCAAACTGCTCCTCACCTTCGACTCCTCGCCCACCTTGCTGATCGGCAAGGAGATGGCCGACTGGTGCGCGGAGAACATCGCCGCACTGGAAACCCGGCACTGCGGCCCGGCCGGTCATCACGCGCAAGAGGACCGACCCCGGGCCATCGCCGACGAGATCGGCGCATGGGCTCGACGGCACGCTCTGACCGGCGACCGGCAAGGCTGA
- a CDS encoding NUDIX hydrolase has translation MAQNDDIELPAPVRRVGATVLVRDPTGAVLLVKAPRESEWGLPGGVAYEGETVAEAATRDLVEVTGLVRHLTLFAALDLIPAPRGSRSANGFDVVGDGGTLSAEEAARVAVPEGAEDRVAELRWVPLDQVELVAAGLVARRIRQAVAAFEHGQQPLLLNGLVAA, from the coding sequence ATGGCACAGAACGACGACATCGAACTACCCGCCCCCGTCCGGCGGGTCGGCGCCACCGTCCTGGTGCGTGACCCCACCGGGGCCGTACTGCTGGTCAAGGCTCCCCGTGAGAGCGAGTGGGGTCTCCCCGGCGGTGTGGCGTACGAGGGGGAGACCGTGGCTGAAGCGGCCACCCGCGATCTGGTGGAAGTGACAGGCCTCGTACGGCACTTGACGCTCTTTGCCGCGCTCGACCTGATCCCGGCTCCCCGGGGCAGCCGCTCCGCGAACGGGTTCGACGTCGTCGGTGACGGCGGCACGCTGAGCGCGGAGGAAGCCGCCCGCGTGGCCGTCCCCGAGGGTGCGGAGGACCGGGTCGCCGAACTCCGCTGGGTGCCACTGGACCAGGTGGAGCTCGTCGCGGCCGGTCTTGTGGCCCGGCGTATCCGTCAAGCCGTGGCCGCGTTCGAGCACGGGCAGCAGCCGCTGTTGCTGAACGGTCTCGTAGCCGCATGA
- a CDS encoding helix-turn-helix domain-containing protein gives MVNRRELNPEASPEAAYGARLRRFREDRGWTQDVLAAKGAYSSRHISAVETARKSPTLGFSRDVDAAFGTADTPDSFEREWREIRQGSLIEGFPEYVSHEARAAEIRLYEVGVIPGLLQTPAYASAIQGGEVKRGAATPEQAEERVALVAQRQEVLVRRRPPLVFVVLDESCIRRPVGAPAVWDAQLARLLEFADLPNTALQVAPFTMGERRACTLPVTVLTLPDRSLMSYAESSQRGHLERESRYALAMLTAYHQLQTEALSQAASLDMIEQVRKGTP, from the coding sequence ATGGTGAACCGAAGAGAGTTGAACCCCGAGGCGAGCCCGGAGGCGGCTTATGGCGCACGTCTCCGACGATTCCGCGAGGACCGAGGGTGGACACAGGACGTGCTGGCCGCGAAGGGTGCGTACTCCAGTAGGCATATCTCTGCGGTGGAAACTGCTCGCAAGTCGCCAACCCTTGGTTTCTCAAGAGATGTTGACGCGGCCTTCGGCACGGCCGACACTCCCGATTCGTTCGAACGCGAGTGGCGCGAGATCCGGCAGGGGTCGCTGATCGAAGGCTTCCCGGAGTACGTGTCCCACGAGGCTCGGGCGGCAGAAATCAGGCTGTACGAGGTCGGGGTGATACCGGGCCTTCTGCAGACACCGGCCTACGCGTCAGCCATCCAAGGGGGTGAGGTCAAGCGAGGAGCTGCGACGCCGGAGCAGGCCGAGGAGCGGGTGGCCCTGGTGGCGCAGCGACAGGAAGTGCTGGTGCGCCGCCGCCCACCCCTGGTCTTCGTAGTGCTGGACGAAAGCTGCATCCGCCGCCCCGTGGGGGCCCCTGCCGTCTGGGACGCGCAGCTGGCTCGTCTGTTGGAGTTCGCCGACCTGCCGAACACCGCGCTGCAGGTAGCACCGTTCACCATGGGAGAGCGCCGCGCCTGCACCCTCCCCGTGACCGTCCTGACGCTTCCCGACCGCTCCCTCATGTCCTATGCGGAGTCGTCCCAGCGAGGGCACCTTGAGCGCGAAAGCCGTTACGCGCTGGCGATGTTGACGGCCTACCATCAGTTGCAAACCGAGGCGCTCTCCCAGGCAGCGTCTCTGGACATGATCGAACAGGTACGAAAGGGCACCCCGTGA
- a CDS encoding DUF397 domain-containing protein gives MTESPRWFKSSYSSGGGQCVEVAVNLAASHNMVPVRDSKVTSGPVLDISATSFAAFVAGVKSEGFAG, from the coding sequence ATGACCGAGTCCCCCCGTTGGTTCAAGTCCTCGTACAGCAGCGGCGGCGGGCAGTGCGTCGAGGTCGCTGTCAATCTTGCCGCCTCGCACAACATGGTCCCCGTCCGCGACTCCAAGGTCACGAGCGGTCCGGTCCTGGACATCTCCGCCACTTCCTTCGCCGCGTTCGTCGCAGGCGTCAAGTCCGAAGGGTTCGCCGGCTGA
- a CDS encoding DUF397 domain-containing protein, whose product MTESPHWFKSSYSNNGGDCVEVAANLLSVHGIVPIRDSKNTSGPVLGFSATSFTAFLAGVKAEGFVG is encoded by the coding sequence ATGACTGAGTCCCCCCATTGGTTCAAGTCCTCCTACAGCAACAACGGCGGCGACTGCGTCGAAGTCGCGGCGAACCTTCTTTCGGTACACGGCATCGTCCCCATCCGGGACTCCAAGAACACGAGCGGCCCGGTGCTGGGTTTCTCCGCCACCTCATTCACCGCGTTCCTAGCAGGCGTCAAGGCCGAAGGGTTCGTCGGCTGA
- a CDS encoding MarR family transcriptional regulator, producing the protein MAIQHFSPAPPAPAASRPYRRANTGYGKQSVQPLSGQAAPGERDFAFLPERERYVAAYVDHLPDGASMDIKSLAKDLPLYGQMAIGTALRALGVAGHLRRVRRRAGKDGPCRWVTLTFWSRTAHDNEWWTAHLEAAATASEQPSAPSAEPCPTSGPDPVVPQQRTAESAPGRPPSPEQSSEAVGAADPAPEAPVPPAQDDAQVAATPAVPQAALGAPSAAGAPPAVEGPSPAYVALAELGRRDPRLTLSAADCEVLEPLAAAWFARGVSAGYLTSALTAGLPEQVGSPVGLVRRRLTDKMPPRLSPTPTPPQVPTQGGAPGARVRGLLVECTDCGRPARAEALPDGLCAPCRTAHQAPQPADPDAAPAQVERDVPALVAGLRNLMRTP; encoded by the coding sequence GTGGCTATCCAGCACTTTAGTCCTGCCCCGCCCGCGCCCGCAGCTTCGCGCCCGTACCGCCGGGCCAACACCGGCTACGGCAAGCAGTCCGTACAGCCCCTCTCCGGCCAAGCCGCGCCCGGAGAACGGGACTTCGCGTTCCTGCCGGAGCGTGAGCGGTACGTCGCCGCCTATGTCGATCACTTGCCCGACGGCGCCTCGATGGACATCAAATCGCTGGCCAAGGACTTGCCCCTGTACGGCCAGATGGCTATCGGCACCGCCCTTCGGGCGCTCGGTGTGGCCGGGCACCTGCGGCGCGTACGCAGGCGGGCGGGGAAAGACGGCCCGTGCCGGTGGGTGACGCTGACCTTCTGGTCCCGCACCGCCCACGACAACGAGTGGTGGACCGCCCATCTCGAAGCCGCAGCCACCGCGTCCGAACAGCCCAGCGCGCCCTCTGCCGAGCCGTGCCCTACCTCCGGGCCCGACCCCGTCGTCCCCCAGCAGCGCACCGCCGAATCGGCCCCCGGCCGGCCTCCGTCCCCGGAGCAGTCATCGGAAGCTGTCGGTGCGGCCGACCCCGCCCCGGAGGCGCCGGTGCCCCCGGCGCAGGACGACGCTCAGGTTGCCGCGACACCTGCCGTCCCGCAGGCGGCTCTTGGCGCTCCTTCGGCTGCCGGTGCTCCTCCGGCTGTCGAGGGCCCTTCTCCCGCCTACGTGGCCCTGGCCGAACTGGGCCGCCGTGATCCTCGCTTGACGCTCTCCGCTGCGGACTGCGAGGTGCTGGAGCCGCTCGCCGCCGCCTGGTTCGCGCGGGGTGTCAGCGCCGGGTACCTGACGTCGGCGCTCACCGCCGGACTTCCCGAGCAGGTCGGCTCACCCGTGGGGCTGGTGCGCCGCCGCCTCACCGACAAGATGCCGCCCCGACTGTCCCCGACCCCCACCCCGCCACAGGTCCCGACCCAGGGCGGCGCTCCCGGCGCCCGAGTACGCGGGCTCCTGGTCGAGTGCACCGACTGCGGGCGCCCCGCCCGCGCCGAAGCACTCCCGGACGGCCTCTGCGCACCCTGCCGCACCGCACACCAGGCCCCGCAGCCCGCCGACCCGGACGCCGCCCCGGCCCAGGTCGAACGCGACGTCCCGGCCCTCGTCGCCGGACTCCGCAACCTGATGCGCACCCCGTGA
- a CDS encoding MFS transporter, which produces MTVWRRLLLAMVCGVAVASIYAAQTVLEPMGHDLGVSPGLTGWIVSTGQFGYLAGLVLLVPLGDVVDRRRLIAVHLAVTAAGAALTASATVSWVAFTGLAVAGMFAVVVQTTVAYAASVSSPAERGRTIGVVTSGVVVGILGARAVTGALTELWGWRSVYVVLAVLSLGLAALVLAVLPAEDRSGRPTGYVRAVSSIGGLFRQRLFLSRGLIAFFLFASFGTLWSGLSLPLSDAPWHLGEGQVGLFGFVGLAGALGAARAGRWADAGRATTVTGLALGLLILSWVAIGQLTWVVWIPLVGIVLLDFAVQAVHVSNQHLLTTAHPDRISGVIGGYMVFYSLGSALGAATTTALFAARGWVGSSVLGAGFAACALVVWAVDRRLPSGESLRPGDGLEARSLREGKAGEAQELVTRWAGGRGAARRSGDGF; this is translated from the coding sequence ATGACTGTGTGGCGGCGTTTACTGCTCGCGATGGTCTGCGGTGTCGCTGTGGCGAGCATCTATGCCGCGCAGACGGTGCTGGAGCCGATGGGCCACGACCTCGGGGTGTCGCCCGGGCTCACCGGCTGGATCGTCTCGACCGGCCAATTCGGCTATCTGGCAGGCCTGGTGCTGCTGGTTCCCCTCGGGGACGTGGTGGACCGGCGGCGGCTCATCGCCGTCCATCTGGCCGTCACGGCGGCCGGTGCGGCCCTCACCGCCTCGGCGACGGTTTCCTGGGTGGCGTTCACCGGACTCGCGGTGGCCGGGATGTTCGCGGTGGTCGTGCAGACCACCGTGGCCTACGCCGCGTCGGTGTCGTCGCCCGCCGAACGGGGCCGCACCATCGGGGTGGTGACCTCGGGCGTGGTCGTCGGCATTCTGGGCGCGCGGGCCGTCACCGGCGCGCTCACCGAGCTGTGGGGCTGGCGGAGCGTCTACGTCGTCCTCGCGGTGCTGTCCCTGGGGCTCGCGGCCCTCGTCCTCGCGGTCCTTCCGGCGGAGGACCGATCCGGCCGGCCCACGGGATACGTACGGGCCGTGAGCTCGATCGGCGGGCTCTTCCGGCAGCGGCTCTTCCTTTCCCGCGGGCTGATCGCCTTCTTCCTGTTCGCGTCCTTCGGGACGCTGTGGAGCGGGCTGTCGCTACCGCTGTCGGATGCGCCCTGGCACCTGGGCGAGGGGCAAGTCGGCCTCTTCGGCTTCGTCGGCCTCGCGGGCGCACTGGGCGCGGCGCGCGCGGGACGGTGGGCGGACGCGGGGCGGGCGACGACGGTCACCGGTCTCGCGCTGGGTCTGCTGATCCTCTCGTGGGTGGCGATCGGGCAGTTGACCTGGGTGGTGTGGATTCCGCTCGTCGGGATCGTGCTGCTGGACTTCGCCGTGCAAGCCGTCCACGTGAGCAACCAGCATCTGCTCACCACCGCCCACCCCGACCGCATCAGCGGAGTCATCGGCGGTTACATGGTCTTCTACTCGCTCGGCTCCGCCCTCGGCGCCGCCACCACCACCGCTCTCTTCGCAGCCCGTGGCTGGGTCGGATCCAGCGTCCTCGGGGCGGGTTTCGCCGCGTGCGCGCTGGTCGTCTGGGCGGTCGACCGGCGGCTCCCCTCCGGCGAGTCCCTCCGTCCCGGCGACGGCTTGGAGGCCCGATCGCTTCGGGAAGGGAAAGCCGGTGAGGCCCAGGAGCTCGTCACACGGTGGGCCGGAGGGCGTGGAGCCGCGCGCCGGTCGGGCGACGGTTTCTGA
- a CDS encoding winged helix-turn-helix transcriptional regulator, translating to MPGDTARSPEPGWTDPDCPVARTLDLVGDKWSLLVVRDAMDGARSFTEFQRRTGIARNILSDRLRKLVDHGLLARATAPSGRRQEYVLTDAGRDLFPAVLTLRQWGERHAFAPGEAHSTLVDRHGAPVPEVVPTGTDGGVVDADTSQVRKTGRAPSAPTNG from the coding sequence ATGCCAGGCGACACCGCGCGCTCCCCCGAGCCCGGGTGGACCGATCCCGACTGCCCCGTGGCCCGCACTCTCGACCTGGTCGGCGACAAGTGGAGCCTCCTGGTCGTCCGCGACGCGATGGACGGGGCACGCTCGTTCACCGAGTTCCAGCGGCGCACGGGAATCGCCCGCAACATCCTCAGCGACCGCCTGCGCAAGCTCGTCGATCACGGGCTGCTCGCCCGGGCCACCGCGCCCTCGGGCCGCCGTCAGGAGTACGTCCTGACCGACGCCGGACGCGATCTCTTCCCCGCCGTCCTCACGCTCCGGCAGTGGGGGGAACGGCACGCCTTCGCTCCGGGCGAAGCGCACTCCACCCTGGTCGACCGGCACGGCGCACCCGTGCCGGAGGTCGTGCCGACCGGCACGGACGGCGGAGTCGTGGACGCGGACACGTCCCAGGTACGCAAGACCGGACGCGCGCCCTCCGCACCGACGAACGGATAG
- a CDS encoding DUF7701 domain-containing protein, giving the protein MTYLDSLAALIRSCLPPEAEPPEDSNGLFRLYAVLLKAKGVRVTDEDVHDAWSAWMQTVNGTHESLVPFDDLDPRIRAYDAPYAEAIRAAARRYLT; this is encoded by the coding sequence GTGACCTACCTCGACTCCCTTGCAGCCCTGATCCGTTCCTGCCTTCCCCCCGAAGCTGAGCCTCCCGAGGACTCCAACGGGCTGTTCCGTTTGTACGCCGTGCTCCTCAAGGCCAAGGGGGTGCGGGTCACCGACGAAGACGTCCACGATGCCTGGTCAGCATGGATGCAGACGGTGAACGGCACTCACGAATCATTGGTCCCCTTCGACGACCTCGATCCGCGGATCCGTGCCTACGACGCTCCGTACGCGGAGGCCATCCGCGCTGCCGCTCGGCGGTACCTCACCTGA
- a CDS encoding RipA family octameric membrane protein — protein MTPPPDPVRRAEVLELYKLAVEMADRVSARRGTANAFFLSVQTAFVGLVGFGFKEFAEAPWWAAFAIALAGVTLSATWWLQLRSYRDLNRAKFKGINKIEEILPVKIFADEWETLRRDPIPGWRTRYAELGASERVVPLVFAAAHLLLPAGTLAV, from the coding sequence GTGACTCCCCCTCCCGATCCGGTCCGGCGTGCGGAGGTCCTTGAGCTGTACAAACTCGCTGTGGAAATGGCTGACCGGGTCTCGGCGCGCCGGGGGACTGCCAACGCCTTCTTCCTGTCCGTCCAGACCGCGTTCGTCGGCCTTGTCGGCTTCGGATTCAAGGAGTTCGCCGAGGCCCCCTGGTGGGCAGCGTTCGCCATTGCTCTGGCCGGTGTCACCTTGTCCGCCACCTGGTGGCTTCAGCTGCGCAGTTACCGGGACCTCAACAGAGCAAAGTTCAAGGGCATCAACAAAATCGAGGAAATTCTCCCGGTCAAGATCTTCGCGGACGAGTGGGAGACGCTGCGCCGCGATCCGATCCCCGGCTGGCGCACGCGGTACGCCGAGCTGGGCGCATCCGAACGGGTCGTTCCTTTGGTGTTCGCGGCGGCGCATCTCCTTCTGCCTGCGGGCACACTGGCCGTGTGA
- a CDS encoding polysaccharide deacetylase family protein: MRRGVPDPAPVRTAVVRAVLGLLALTLVALPFYAAWRYDAHRRAVTPQAAPPAGARPVAGEAGPPRGGGPGGDAAAPPVVLAYHDIGPRGGSRYTVTPEAFDAQLAALARAGYRSLSTEEFVRYLDGGPPPARRSVYLTFDDGTHGLWVYGDRILARYRMRAAAFLITGSVGSHRPYYLSWQEIGRMAATDRWDFQDHTHALHRRDAVDASGTRASALSNRLWLPGDRRQEREDEYRARIARDLDTSLAEFARHGLPRPRLFAYPFSEASEPVNFPTAKGILRHELADRFAAGLTNNSDRPLPAGRRAAAAREVRRLEITRATDLTAFRAELDLWTAEEPGARPDPLHDAAGWEHTGATSQGGAGVFTGRGPYPGRTGFAAASYRPVATADWTDYRLDVTVDRLREATNNVGIVVRDGSLAPVTVALSHSYVSLLAGTGDRRAEVVRRTLEDNAVHRVRVTVRGARTEVVVDGRFRIDWTEPSAAGGNGRGGLALNIRNGGAPGEWPRFASLRVSPLRVASSPAAGTGTAAGARAGTGTAGAVPAEAR; the protein is encoded by the coding sequence ATGAGACGCGGTGTCCCGGACCCGGCACCAGTGCGGACGGCGGTGGTGCGGGCGGTGCTCGGGCTGCTGGCCCTGACGCTGGTCGCCCTGCCCTTCTACGCGGCGTGGCGGTACGACGCCCACCGCAGGGCGGTGACTCCGCAGGCCGCCCCGCCCGCCGGGGCGCGGCCCGTCGCCGGGGAGGCGGGTCCGCCGCGCGGCGGCGGCCCGGGAGGCGACGCGGCGGCTCCGCCCGTCGTGCTGGCGTACCACGACATCGGGCCCCGCGGCGGCAGCAGGTACACGGTGACGCCCGAAGCCTTCGACGCACAGCTCGCCGCCCTGGCGCGCGCCGGCTACCGGAGCCTGTCCACCGAGGAGTTCGTCCGCTACCTGGACGGCGGACCCCCACCCGCCCGCCGCTCCGTCTATCTCACCTTCGACGACGGCACCCACGGGCTCTGGGTGTACGGCGACCGCATCCTGGCCAGGTACCGGATGCGTGCGGCGGCGTTCCTGATCACCGGATCGGTGGGGAGCCACCGCCCGTACTACCTCTCCTGGCAGGAGATCGGGCGCATGGCGGCCACGGACCGGTGGGACTTCCAGGACCACACCCACGCCCTGCACCGGCGGGACGCCGTGGACGCGTCAGGCACGCGCGCGTCGGCCCTCTCCAACCGCCTCTGGCTGCCCGGGGACCGGCGGCAGGAACGCGAGGACGAGTACCGGGCGAGGATCGCCCGGGACCTGGACACCTCGCTCGCGGAGTTCGCCCGGCACGGCCTGCCCCGTCCCCGGCTCTTCGCGTACCCCTTCTCCGAGGCGTCCGAGCCGGTCAACTTCCCGACGGCGAAGGGCATCCTCCGGCACGAGCTGGCCGACCGGTTCGCCGCCGGTCTGACGAACAACTCGGACCGGCCGCTCCCCGCCGGGCGGCGCGCCGCCGCCGCGCGCGAGGTGCGGCGTCTGGAGATCACCCGGGCGACGGACCTCACGGCGTTCCGCGCGGAACTGGATCTCTGGACGGCGGAGGAACCGGGCGCCCGCCCCGACCCGCTGCACGACGCGGCCGGCTGGGAGCACACCGGTGCGACGAGCCAGGGCGGCGCCGGGGTCTTCACGGGCCGGGGGCCCTATCCGGGGAGGACGGGATTCGCCGCGGCCTCCTACCGTCCCGTCGCCACGGCGGACTGGACCGACTACAGGCTGGACGTGACGGTCGACCGGCTGCGCGAGGCGACGAACAACGTCGGCATCGTCGTACGGGACGGCAGCCTGGCGCCCGTCACGGTGGCCCTGAGCCACAGCTACGTCAGTCTCCTCGCGGGCACCGGGGACCGGCGGGCCGAAGTGGTGCGGCGCACGCTCGAGGACAACGCCGTGCACCGGGTGCGCGTCACCGTGCGGGGAGCGCGTACGGAGGTCGTGGTCGACGGACGCTTCCGGATCGACTGGACCGAGCCGTCGGCCGCCGGCGGGAACGGCAGGGGCGGACTCGCCCTCAACATCCGCAACGGCGGCGCCCCGGGGGAGTGGCCCCGCTTCGCCTCCCTGCGGGTCAGCCCCTTGCGGGTCGCCTCCTCGCCCGCAGCCGGTACGGGCACGGCGGCCGGAGCCCGAGCCGGTACGGGCACGGCCGGGGCCGTACCGGCGGAGGCGCGGTGA
- a CDS encoding glycosyltransferase family 2 protein, which produces MTLTDRTSADRTSADRATADRTSADRAVGSPPAARRPVLRHAPATARPARQTPGPARRLARRLADAVPGAGRGVRRLLVLICLTPLTVVLAHQALRLPRLNTATAYGLVVLGGTITLLYLAYSRYEDPSKTPGPRRPDPGFPFLPARPRVDFLLAVKDEADAIEACVRSMAASDCPRVRIVVVDDFSTDGTREILLRLRDELGITVLLLDENVGKKHALVAACGRADAEIIAFTDSDCVLAPDALRRCVDALARHPRLGAVSGHCRALNAHANTLTRIQDIWYEGQFRIAKAAESSFGSVSCVSGPLAVFRREAIWNYLPAWAGDRFLGAPFRFATDRQLTGYVLGQAWIGGRLKDRYRDSPFVTDEDHPERRWRVGYVRSAHVRTNVPSRFVPLMRQQVRWKKSFIRNLFFTGAFMWRRGPGPAVLFYGHVLWVLAAPLMALRHLVWAPAHGAYLLTLLYVCGVLLKGCVWGLAYRIDHPGDTRWRYRPLMSLFSSVVLAWLLPYSLLTVRRGIWSRSAT; this is translated from the coding sequence ATGACCCTGACCGACCGAACGTCCGCCGACCGAACGTCCGCCGACCGGGCAACCGCCGACCGAACGTCCGCCGACCGTGCCGTCGGCTCCCCGCCCGCCGCCCGGCGGCCCGTCCTCCGCCACGCTCCCGCGACCGCGCGCCCGGCACGCCAGACCCCCGGGCCCGCCCGCCGGCTTGCCCGGCGCCTCGCGGACGCGGTCCCCGGGGCAGGGCGCGGGGTGCGCCGGCTGCTGGTGCTGATCTGCCTGACGCCCCTGACCGTCGTCCTGGCCCACCAGGCGCTGCGGCTTCCGCGCCTGAACACCGCGACGGCGTACGGCCTGGTGGTCCTCGGGGGCACGATCACCCTGCTGTACCTCGCTTACAGCAGATACGAGGACCCTTCGAAGACCCCGGGCCCCCGGCGGCCCGACCCCGGTTTCCCGTTCCTCCCGGCCCGGCCGCGCGTCGACTTCCTGCTGGCGGTGAAGGACGAGGCCGACGCCATCGAGGCGTGCGTCCGCTCGATGGCCGCCTCGGACTGTCCCCGGGTGCGGATCGTCGTGGTGGACGACTTCTCCACCGACGGAACGCGCGAGATCCTCCTCCGGCTGCGCGACGAACTCGGCATCACCGTCCTGCTGCTGGACGAGAACGTCGGGAAGAAGCACGCCCTGGTCGCCGCGTGCGGGCGGGCGGACGCCGAGATCATCGCCTTCACCGACTCCGACTGCGTGCTGGCACCCGACGCGCTCCGCCGCTGCGTGGACGCCCTCGCCCGCCACCCCCGCCTCGGTGCCGTCAGCGGGCACTGCCGGGCCCTCAACGCGCACGCGAACACGCTGACGCGCATCCAGGACATCTGGTACGAAGGGCAGTTCAGGATCGCCAAGGCGGCGGAGTCCTCCTTCGGCTCGGTGTCCTGCGTCTCCGGCCCGCTCGCGGTCTTCCGCCGGGAGGCGATCTGGAACTACCTCCCCGCCTGGGCCGGGGACCGCTTCCTGGGCGCTCCCTTCCGGTTCGCCACGGACCGGCAGCTCACCGGGTACGTCCTCGGGCAGGCGTGGATCGGCGGAAGGCTCAAGGACCGCTACCGCGACTCCCCGTTCGTCACGGACGAGGACCACCCCGAACGCCGCTGGCGGGTCGGCTACGTCCGCTCGGCCCACGTCCGTACCAACGTCCCCTCCCGCTTCGTTCCCCTGATGCGCCAGCAGGTCCGCTGGAAGAAGAGCTTCATCCGCAACCTCTTCTTCACCGGCGCCTTCATGTGGCGCCGGGGCCCGGGACCGGCCGTCCTGTTCTACGGGCACGTGCTCTGGGTGCTCGCCGCGCCGCTGATGGCCCTCCGCCACCTGGTCTGGGCCCCGGCCCACGGCGCGTACCTGCTCACCCTCCTCTATGTCTGCGGGGTCCTGCTCAAGGGCTGCGTCTGGGGCCTCGCCTACCGGATCGACCACCCCGGCGACACCCGCTGGAGGTACCGCCCGCTCATGAGCCTCTTCTCCTCGGTGGTCCTGGCCTGGCTGCTCCCGTACTCCCTGCTCACCGTGCGGCGCGGCATCTGGTCGAGGAGCGCGACATGA